A single genomic interval of Peribacillus sp. FSL H8-0477 harbors:
- the bshB2 gene encoding bacillithiol biosynthesis deacetylase BshB2, whose translation MEKERQVLVIFPHPDDEAFGVSGTIALHIENNTPVTYICMTLGEMGRNLGNPPFATRESLPEIRKKELQDAADALGLSDLRMWGLRDKTVEFEDDDKLTEKISEAIQELNPSLIISFYPGYSVHPDHEACARAVVRAVGQMEETKRPKLNLVAFANNSIAEIGEPDILHDITAVEDKKIASIKAHRSQTESMVATWAEKMKNQDPTLLNAIRRERFWTYKF comes from the coding sequence TTGGAAAAAGAAAGACAGGTTTTAGTCATATTCCCTCATCCCGATGATGAGGCTTTCGGAGTTTCAGGAACAATTGCTTTGCATATCGAAAACAATACTCCTGTTACATATATTTGCATGACGCTGGGAGAAATGGGCCGAAACCTAGGGAACCCGCCTTTCGCTACAAGAGAATCCCTGCCTGAAATTCGAAAAAAAGAATTACAAGATGCAGCTGATGCGCTTGGTCTTAGTGATTTACGGATGTGGGGATTGCGGGATAAAACCGTTGAGTTTGAAGATGATGACAAGCTGACAGAAAAAATTTCCGAAGCGATTCAAGAACTAAATCCATCACTAATCATTTCTTTTTACCCGGGTTACAGCGTCCATCCTGATCATGAAGCATGTGCAAGAGCGGTTGTCCGTGCAGTTGGTCAAATGGAGGAAACGAAACGGCCTAAGCTGAACTTGGTTGCCTTTGCCAACAATAGTATTGCTGAAATTGGCGAACCCGATATCCTTCATGACATTACAGCCGTTGAGGATAAAAAAATCGCCTCAATAAAAGCACATCGTTCACAAACCGAATCCATGGTCGCAACTTGGGCAGAAAAAATGAAAAACCAAGACCCTACCTTATTAAACGCGATTCGCAGAGAACGTTTTTGGACTTATAAGTTTTAA